The Candidatus Cloacimonadota bacterium DNA window AAGACCATGCTGATACTGTAGTCGTAATCGATGAGATCGACTATGCCTTCAAACATGAATCACTACTGGGAGCGATCCGTGACATCGTGGATGAGACCTTGTGCATTGTTGTCCTGGTGGGGATGCAAACTGCTAAAGACCGTCTGGCACAGATCAATCCGCACTACTTTGATAGATGCAACTACTTCTGTGAGTTCAAGCCTGCAAGCAGAAAGGATATTGAACTGCTTGCCAAAGAGATGATGGAAGTGGAGGTGACAGCCCAGATCATTGAAAGCATCCATTTCAACTGCAACGGCAACCTCAGGAAAGCTATGAAACTGATGTATATCATGGAAAGCAGGTTCAGACAAAACCCACATTTCACGCTGGATAAAGTGTTGGTGGAGGTGGAACTATGACTAATAAAAACATAATCCGAAACTTCGTTAATCAGTACCGAAAGCCGTTCAACATAGAAACCATAGCAGAGCTTACCGGATTCGAGACCAAGACAGTCAGACAGTCCATCAGAACGCTCCTTACCAACCAGGAAATCAAATGCATCTCAACTAAGGACAAGCTATACGTATGCAGTAACCGCTATCAGTCTCATGTAGGTTTCAATCAAAAAGGCAAGTGGAACTACAACACTCAGGTAGCAGAAGAAATCCTCAACATACTGGACTTCAGGCAGTATCGCTCCATCCGAGAGATTGCCTCAGACTATGGCAAGAGCAGGCAACTGGTCTTTGTCTATCTGGAAGCACTGGCATCTATCGATATGGTGGGCATCGACTGCAGCGGGTACAAAGTCTTATCAAAAGAGGGGATCCTGAAGCTGGGCACATTCATTCAACCCGGCATACTGGGAAAAATGCGTAAGGAATCTGGCATAAAACCGAAACCGAGGATGAGGAAAACAGCTGTACAAGCCTACTGACAGGCTGCTAATGGTTTTTTTGCAAATATCTGGTTGCGAGTTAGATAAAATGGATTTTACCTTCTGCTTAAGAAGTGATAAGATGATTTGCAAAAATCGTGATACTCGTTTGAAGAAATCGTGATATCGAGAACCCATAAAACTGCCGATTTGAAAAAATGGTGATACGATTTGAAAAAATTAGTGAGAACGCATACTCTCTTTCAAATCGAGTGGGTAACTAACAAGGCAAAAAGTCTTGACAAGTTTCCCAAAGACCTCAGAGTGAAAACCTGTTACATTTCCCTGCCCGAAGGAGATTTTATGAGAGCGATGAAACGGCTTTCAGCCTTGACTTTGATCATATGGACGACATGTGTGGGCTTATGGGCTGCCTGGTTCACAGACGTCCCCACCACACTAAGCCAGGCAGACGGATCGATCCTGAATTGCTTTGCCAGCGGAGACGAATTTCACAACTGGCTGCACGATAAAGACGGCTATACGATCATCCTCCATCCCCAAACTGGATACTATGTCTATGCCCAAAAATCAGGCGGTGGACTGGTAGCCGGGACTGCCGTTCCGGGCAGGGATGATCCTACCGCGCATGGGCTTGTGCCCCGGCTCAATATTTCCAGAGCCGAATATGAGGCAAAGCGCGATCTGTGGCAAAGCCGGGACCAGGACCGGGATACTCCCACCACCGGTACCCTGAACAATCTGATCATCTATGTGCGCTTCAGCGATCAGGATGAATATACCTTCAGCACTTCCGCCCAGAATGACATGTATAACAGCAGCGCTCCCGGCGTGGCGAGCATGAGAAACTACTTTTACGAGGAATCCTACCAGAGCCTGAGCGTGGTCACTCACATGCTGCCCCCCCAGAGTGGGGATACGATCATTTCCTACCAGCACTATCAGCCCCGCAACTACTTTGCCACCTACAACGAGGTGAGCAACCCTGACGGCCTTACCGATGACAACTATGCTCAGAGGAGATACGAGCTGTTCAGTTCCATCATCGCCTATGTGAACCCGATGCTGCCTCCAGGCATCAACTTTGATGCCGATGGCGATGGCTATATAGACAACGTGATCTTTCTGTTCCGCGGTTCACACGATGGCTGGGGAAACTTCCTCTGGCCTCACAAATCGTCGATAGCCAGCCTGGGCTTGAACCTGGGAGCCAAGGTGGTGGGTGAATACAATCTGGGTCTGGAGTTTATGTCCGGCCTATCCACAGCCTGCCATGAATTCACTCACACCCTGGGCGCGCCGGACCTCTATCACTATTCGGAATCCAGCACCTTTTCACCGGTTGGGGTCTGGGACATCATGGCCGGCAATACCTCCCCGCCCCAGCACACCAGCGCCTTCATCAAGTGGAAATACACCGGCTGGATTTCTGACATCCCCACCCTCACTCCCAACCAGACCTATACCCTCAACCCCCTTACATCCTCTACCAACAACGTCTTCCGGATCAATTCTCCCCTCGCGGAAAATGAATATCTGTTGGTGGAATACCGGCGCAAAACCGGCACCTTTGAATCCAGCCTGCCGGGCAGTGGAATGCTGGTCTGGAGGGTAAAAA harbors:
- a CDS encoding ATP-binding protein, with the protein product MKQSKLVKTRNVVEADACISFLKSRPKLEMVGLGLLYGRPGSGKTTFAQRMAFREGYLYLRLEATTTPKSFSQQLLLALYKRFNLGQHLPYGTANNLFKRCLSILEDHADTVVVIDEIDYAFKHESLLGAIRDIVDETLCIVVLVGMQTAKDRLAQINPHYFDRCNYFCEFKPASRKDIELLAKEMMEVEVTAQIIESIHFNCNGNLRKAMKLMYIMESRFRQNPHFTLDKVLVEVEL